A genomic segment from Lutibacter sp. A80 encodes:
- a CDS encoding beta-N-acetylhexosaminidase, translated as MKKLFFIIAVFIFPLMGIAQERENTFIPQPESVVFTSGEFYLNNDTQIFIPKKYNKDLKSIVTSEITKDTRLNLTVNTGRVKVDSNYIVFEIVKNTSIKSEGYILEITPLKITVKAQDYAGLFNAFQTLRQAIPVGSGVKIPIPSMIVVDNPRFNWRGVMFDVSRHFQPKAFVLKQIDVLSSYKINKLHLHLTDDQGWRIEIKKHPNLTKIGAWRADRTGIPWWSREAATAKEPKTVGGFYTQEDLKEIIAYAKVRNVEIIPEIDVPAHSKALIAAYPHLFCYDNPTANFEVAVGGKAPDNALCAGKETTYNFLEDVIKEVADLFPSKYLHIGGDECNKSNWKKCSYCQNVKTDHHLADEEELQSYFIQRMHKIVTTQNKIMIGWDEVLSGKGVKGATIMAWRRGKYTPELQAPKEGYPTIMTSYLHSYISQVQGPTFMEPEGPNVVLPLSKVYNHEPIPKELTTEEASRVMGNETCLWGEFTPTEEHFEYMLYPRLLASAEVSWSSSKVKSWERFQKALETSHFKRLENEHVNVAKSLFTVYPAFAIDQLHNEAIVYLETETVGYTIYYTVNGEDPTVNSTKYEGNFKAQPKSLLKAGLFNKEGHLLGEITEIRLK; from the coding sequence ATGAAGAAACTATTTTTTATTATCGCAGTTTTTATTTTCCCTTTAATGGGAATCGCACAAGAAAGAGAAAATACATTTATTCCTCAACCAGAATCTGTTGTATTTACTTCCGGAGAGTTTTATTTAAATAACGACACGCAGATTTTTATTCCTAAAAAATATAATAAAGATTTAAAATCAATTGTTACTTCAGAAATTACAAAAGACACTCGGTTAAATCTTACTGTAAATACGGGTCGTGTAAAAGTAGATTCAAATTATATTGTTTTTGAAATAGTAAAAAATACTTCAATTAAGTCAGAAGGATATATTTTAGAAATTACACCATTAAAAATTACAGTTAAAGCACAAGATTATGCTGGTTTATTTAATGCTTTTCAAACGTTAAGACAAGCAATTCCTGTTGGATCAGGTGTTAAGATTCCTATACCGAGTATGATTGTAGTGGACAATCCAAGGTTTAATTGGAGAGGTGTTATGTTTGATGTGTCACGTCATTTTCAACCTAAAGCTTTTGTTTTAAAGCAAATAGATGTGCTGTCTTCATATAAAATAAATAAATTGCATTTGCATCTAACAGATGATCAAGGTTGGAGGATTGAAATAAAAAAACACCCTAACCTTACAAAAATAGGCGCTTGGAGAGCCGATAGAACAGGGATACCTTGGTGGAGTAGAGAAGCGGCAACAGCTAAAGAACCTAAAACTGTTGGAGGTTTCTATACACAAGAAGATTTAAAAGAGATTATTGCGTATGCTAAAGTTAGAAATGTGGAGATTATACCAGAAATAGATGTTCCAGCTCATAGTAAAGCACTTATAGCGGCCTATCCACATTTATTTTGTTATGATAATCCAACTGCAAATTTTGAAGTTGCTGTTGGAGGTAAAGCACCTGATAATGCATTGTGTGCAGGTAAAGAAACAACGTATAATTTTTTAGAAGATGTTATAAAAGAAGTGGCAGATTTATTTCCATCAAAATATTTGCATATTGGTGGAGACGAGTGTAATAAGAGTAATTGGAAAAAATGTTCATATTGTCAAAATGTAAAAACGGATCATCATTTAGCTGATGAAGAAGAGTTACAAAGTTATTTCATTCAAAGAATGCATAAAATTGTAACTACCCAAAATAAAATAATGATTGGTTGGGACGAAGTTTTAAGCGGTAAAGGTGTAAAAGGTGCAACAATTATGGCTTGGCGTCGAGGAAAATATACCCCAGAATTACAAGCTCCCAAAGAAGGATATCCAACTATAATGACTTCTTATTTGCATTCTTATATCAGTCAAGTACAAGGACCTACATTTATGGAGCCTGAGGGGCCAAATGTAGTGTTACCTTTATCAAAAGTTTATAATCATGAGCCCATTCCCAAAGAGCTAACAACTGAAGAAGCTTCAAGAGTTATGGGGAATGAAACTTGTTTGTGGGGAGAGTTTACTCCTACAGAAGAACATTTTGAATATATGTTATATCCGAGATTATTAGCAAGTGCAGAAGTATCGTGGAGTAGCTCAAAAGTTAAAAGTTGGGAACGTTTTCAGAAAGCATTAGAAACTTCACATTTTAAAAGATTAGAGAACGAACATGTTAATGTAGCTAAGAGCTTGTTTACAGTATATCCTGCATTTGCAATAGACCAACTGCATAATGAGGCGATAGTATATTTAGAAACTGAAACAGTAGGCTATACAATTTATTATACCGTTAATGGAGAAGATCCAACAGTTAATTCCACAAAATATGAAGGTAATTTTAAAGCACAACCAAAATCACTTTTAAAAGCAGGTTTGTTTAATAAAGAAGGACATTTATTAGGAGAAATAACTGAAATAAGATTAAAATAA
- a CDS encoding SGNH/GDSL hydrolase family protein produces the protein MERRAFVKCLGATTIYIGASSCGAINIFGARYNEEVCKSAWENLRELKSQAFKYVTPQKKLPNVLIYGDSISIGYTPIVREMLSGKVNVFRIYTNGQSSDKFIPFMEKMKETMFQPYLKGGWNFDWDLIHFNVGLHDLKYLADGKLDKETGKQMNNIEEYKTNLNKICMYLKKEFPNTKLIFATTTAVPDEGDAGRFGGDSIKYNNAAKAVLANYPSIVINDLYGFTKPNSSKWYIKPRNVHYNNLGKTTQGKHVAKVITENL, from the coding sequence ATGGAAAGAAGAGCATTTGTGAAATGTTTAGGAGCTACTACCATTTATATTGGAGCATCATCTTGTGGGGCAATAAATATTTTTGGAGCTAGGTATAATGAAGAAGTTTGCAAGAGTGCTTGGGAAAATTTACGAGAATTAAAAAGTCAAGCTTTTAAATATGTTACTCCCCAAAAAAAACTTCCAAATGTATTGATTTACGGTGACTCAATTTCTATTGGATATACACCAATAGTTAGAGAAATGCTATCAGGAAAAGTGAATGTATTTCGAATCTATACAAACGGACAATCTAGTGATAAGTTTATTCCATTTATGGAGAAAATGAAAGAAACTATGTTTCAGCCATATTTAAAAGGAGGATGGAATTTTGATTGGGACCTTATCCATTTTAATGTGGGTTTACATGATTTAAAATATCTAGCTGATGGGAAACTGGATAAGGAAACTGGAAAACAAATGAATAATATAGAAGAATACAAAACAAATCTAAATAAGATTTGTATGTATTTAAAAAAAGAGTTTCCTAATACAAAATTAATTTTCGCAACTACAACTGCAGTTCCTGATGAAGGTGATGCAGGAAGATTTGGAGGTGATAGTATAAAATATAATAACGCAGCTAAAGCCGTTTTAGCAAATTACCCTTCTATTGTAATTAATGATTTATATGGTTTTACCAAACCAAACTCATCTAAATGGTACATAAAACCTAGAAATGTTCATTATAATAATTTAGGGAAAACAACTCAGGGTAAGCACGTGGCAAAAGTTATAACTGAAAATTTATAA
- a CDS encoding GH92 family glycosyl hydrolase: MEIDKRKIVVYCSLILGMLVVGSCSYTTNKEEVVQNKKEPVDFIDPIIGAITYGEKSKDAHGFGKTFPGTATPFGLVQLSPDTFTGGDNGSGYSYEHATLEGFSFTHMSGVGWFGDLGNFLVTPTTGKLQTNRGVPDDPESGYRSRFTHDSEITKAGYYAVTLDDYKVKAELTSAPRAGIIKFTYPENNNSRIQIDLSRRVGGTSTEQYIKVVNENTIQGWMKCPPEGGGWGAGDGNADYVVYFYCQFSKPLKDYGIWSADIPDVPRKMRFIRKETYQDAVKNAQIFEGKNEMQGKHLGFYTNFETKEGEEVLLKSGISFVSIAGAKENLEHDINHWDFNKTRQEARESWSKAIANISVSGATDKEKTIFYTALYHTMIDPRTFSDVNGNYIGADKKIHKTQDFTYRTIFSGWDVFRSQFPLQTIINPTLVNDEINSLLQMAEFSGKEYLPRWEMLNSYSGCMLGNPAVSVIVDAYEKGIRNYDIEKAFKYSKNTVDNTGNGALGYSTNHISKTLEYAYSDWALATFAKSLGKETIAADYFKKSKNYKNIWNKDVNWFRAKDSSGTWLDWKGKTVHGQGCIESNPYQQGWFVPHDIEGLKELMGGEEAFKNELISFFENTPEDFLWNNYYNHPNEPVHHVPFMLNEAGVPHLTQKITRKICSNAYGTDAYGLCGNEDVGQMSAWYVLASIGVHPINPGDNKYQITSPVFNEIEIKLDETYYKGKTFKIIANNNSEENIYIQSIKLNDKILDRFWISHEEITTGGILELEMGSEPKIN, translated from the coding sequence ATGGAAATTGATAAAAGAAAAATAGTAGTTTATTGTAGTTTAATACTGGGTATGTTAGTTGTAGGTTCGTGTTCATATACAACAAATAAAGAAGAGGTTGTACAAAATAAAAAGGAACCTGTAGACTTTATAGATCCAATAATTGGGGCAATTACTTATGGGGAAAAATCTAAAGATGCTCACGGTTTTGGAAAAACATTTCCAGGGACAGCAACACCTTTTGGTTTAGTGCAATTAAGTCCTGATACATTTACAGGAGGTGATAATGGTTCAGGATATTCTTATGAGCATGCTACATTAGAAGGTTTTAGCTTTACACATATGAGTGGTGTAGGTTGGTTTGGAGATTTAGGGAATTTTTTAGTAACTCCAACAACGGGTAAATTACAGACCAATAGAGGTGTTCCAGACGACCCAGAAAGTGGATATCGTTCCCGTTTTACGCATGATTCAGAAATTACAAAAGCGGGATATTATGCCGTTACTTTAGATGATTATAAGGTGAAGGCAGAACTTACTTCAGCACCAAGAGCTGGAATAATTAAGTTTACTTATCCAGAAAATAACAATTCTCGTATTCAAATAGATTTATCGCGTAGAGTTGGGGGAACTTCAACAGAACAATATATAAAAGTTGTAAATGAAAACACCATTCAAGGTTGGATGAAATGCCCTCCAGAGGGCGGTGGCTGGGGTGCTGGAGACGGAAATGCAGATTATGTGGTGTACTTTTACTGTCAGTTTAGTAAACCTTTAAAAGATTATGGTATTTGGAGTGCCGATATTCCGGATGTTCCAAGAAAAATGCGTTTTATTAGAAAAGAGACTTATCAAGATGCCGTTAAAAATGCTCAAATTTTTGAAGGTAAAAATGAAATGCAAGGGAAACATTTAGGTTTTTATACCAATTTTGAAACTAAAGAAGGCGAAGAGGTTTTATTAAAAAGTGGAATTTCATTTGTTAGCATTGCCGGTGCTAAAGAAAACTTAGAACACGATATTAATCATTGGGATTTTAATAAAACCAGGCAAGAAGCTCGTGAGAGTTGGAGTAAAGCCATAGCAAATATTTCGGTTTCTGGAGCCACAGACAAAGAAAAAACAATTTTTTATACTGCTTTGTATCATACTATGATTGACCCTAGAACATTTTCTGATGTTAATGGAAATTATATTGGAGCAGATAAAAAAATACATAAAACACAAGATTTCACTTATCGTACTATTTTTAGTGGTTGGGATGTTTTTAGATCACAGTTTCCACTACAAACCATTATCAATCCTACATTGGTTAATGATGAGATTAATTCATTATTACAAATGGCAGAATTTAGTGGGAAAGAATATTTACCTCGTTGGGAAATGTTAAACTCTTATTCTGGTTGTATGTTAGGAAATCCTGCAGTATCAGTTATTGTTGATGCATATGAAAAAGGAATTAGAAATTACGATATAGAAAAAGCCTTTAAATATTCTAAAAACACAGTAGATAATACAGGAAATGGAGCTTTAGGTTATTCAACTAATCATATATCTAAAACATTAGAATATGCTTATTCTGATTGGGCTTTGGCTACGTTTGCTAAGTCTTTAGGAAAAGAAACAATTGCAGCTGATTATTTTAAAAAGAGTAAAAATTATAAAAATATATGGAATAAAGATGTTAATTGGTTTAGAGCCAAAGATAGTTCTGGAACTTGGCTAGATTGGAAAGGTAAAACAGTTCATGGGCAAGGTTGTATTGAAAGTAATCCATACCAACAAGGGTGGTTTGTACCACATGATATTGAAGGTTTAAAAGAGTTAATGGGAGGCGAAGAAGCTTTTAAAAATGAATTGATTTCTTTCTTTGAAAATACACCAGAAGATTTTCTTTGGAACAATTATTACAACCACCCTAACGAGCCTGTGCATCATGTACCTTTTATGTTAAATGAAGCAGGTGTACCGCATTTAACTCAGAAAATAACTCGTAAAATATGCAGTAATGCGTACGGAACGGATGCGTATGGATTGTGTGGTAATGAAGATGTTGGACAAATGTCTGCTTGGTACGTGTTGGCTTCAATAGGAGTTCATCCTATAAACCCTGGAGATAATAAATATCAAATAACAAGTCCTGTTTTTAATGAAATTGAGATTAAGTTAGATGAGACTTATTACAAAGGAAAAACATTTAAAATTATTGCCAATAATAATTCAGAAGAAAACATTTATATACAATCTATTAAATTAAATGATAAAATATTAGATAGATTTTGGATATCACATGAAGAAATTACTACAGGAGGGATTTTAGAACTAGAAATGGGATCAGAACCAAAAATTAATTAA
- a CDS encoding arylsulfatase, translating into MKNLKLIVLLMLVVNYTWAQEKPNIVYIICDDLGYGDVQVLNPEKGKIKTPKIDALAKQSMMFTDAHSAAAVCTPSRYSILTGRYSWRSRLQKGVLGTGDELEPLIAEDIVTVPKMLKEAGYKTAAIGKWHLGFKFVDDEGNPVKVYEGKKVVGPVIGSTVPNGPISRGFDSYIGFHHSRVMQTVIKDDKVIDKMPPIKMLQFLSNQATEYISKESKNKTPFFMYLALNSPHSPVVPSEAWQGKSGMGAYADFVMETDDVVGRVLTALEENGIADNTLVFFTSDNGCSAPVAKAGKLEKEFGHYPSANFRGYKSDIWEGGHRIPFIVRWPGKIEANTVNDKLICQTNLMATCAEIVGLNLNENVGVDSYSILPMLKNKKSKTDYNFVIHHSINGKFSIRNKKWKLELTPGSGGWTGPTDVKAIKENLPKIQLYNMKKDEEETTNVYDKHPRIVKKLTAKLKQIVENGRTTSGKLQQNDVSVDIYKTIDSKKTTTQ; encoded by the coding sequence ATGAAAAATTTAAAGTTAATAGTATTGTTAATGCTAGTTGTTAACTATACATGGGCGCAAGAAAAACCAAATATTGTATATATTATTTGCGATGATTTAGGTTATGGAGATGTGCAAGTTCTAAACCCTGAAAAAGGGAAAATTAAAACACCAAAAATAGATGCATTAGCTAAACAATCTATGATGTTTACCGATGCGCATTCAGCAGCAGCTGTTTGTACACCTTCAAGATATTCAATTTTAACAGGGCGTTATTCTTGGCGTTCAAGGCTACAAAAAGGTGTATTAGGAACGGGTGATGAGTTAGAACCGTTAATTGCAGAAGATATAGTAACAGTTCCAAAAATGCTTAAAGAAGCAGGTTATAAAACTGCTGCTATTGGTAAATGGCACCTTGGGTTTAAGTTTGTTGATGACGAAGGAAATCCAGTAAAGGTTTATGAAGGTAAAAAAGTTGTAGGCCCTGTAATAGGATCAACAGTGCCAAATGGACCAATTTCACGTGGTTTTGATTCTTATATAGGGTTTCATCACTCAAGAGTTATGCAAACAGTTATAAAAGACGATAAGGTTATTGATAAAATGCCTCCTATAAAAATGTTGCAATTTTTAAGCAATCAGGCTACAGAATATATTTCAAAAGAATCTAAAAATAAAACACCTTTTTTTATGTATTTGGCATTAAATTCTCCTCATAGTCCAGTTGTTCCTTCAGAAGCATGGCAGGGAAAAAGTGGTATGGGGGCTTACGCCGATTTTGTTATGGAAACAGATGATGTTGTTGGTCGTGTTTTAACAGCTCTAGAAGAAAATGGTATTGCAGATAATACGCTTGTTTTCTTTACTAGTGATAACGGGTGCTCTGCTCCTGTAGCAAAAGCAGGGAAATTAGAAAAAGAATTTGGCCATTATCCGAGTGCTAATTTTAGAGGTTATAAATCAGATATATGGGAAGGAGGACATAGAATACCTTTTATAGTTAGATGGCCAGGGAAAATTGAAGCAAACACTGTAAATGATAAATTAATTTGTCAAACCAATTTAATGGCAACTTGTGCCGAGATAGTAGGTCTTAATTTAAATGAAAATGTAGGTGTAGATTCATACAGTATTCTACCAATGCTAAAAAATAAAAAGTCTAAAACAGACTATAATTTTGTTATACATCACTCTATAAATGGTAAATTTTCTATTAGAAATAAAAAATGGAAATTAGAGTTAACACCGGGTTCTGGAGGATGGACAGGACCTACAGATGTTAAAGCTATAAAAGAAAATTTGCCTAAAATACAGTTGTACAATATGAAAAAAGATGAAGAAGAGACAACAAATGTATATGATAAGCATCCAAGAATTGTTAAAAAATTAACAGCAAAATTAAAACAGATTGTTGAAAATGGAAGAACTACATCGGGTAAATTACAACAAAATGATGTTTCTGTAGATATTTATAAAACAATAGATTCTAAGAAAACAACTACACAATAA
- a CDS encoding sulfatase yields MKLVISILAIVLSCAGTLSAQNATKKPNIIIFFTDDQGYQDVGVFGSPLIKTPHLDKMAAEGIKFTDFYAASSVCSPSRAALLTGAYPPRVGVPKVLWPNLPGGLNSQEFTIADMLKTKGYATACVGKWHLGDEAQYLPTVQGFDSYYGIPFSNDMSVNPKSKVSKQILFREGMTIDSLREKKWRGRKVPLMRQDEVIEYPVDQTTLTKRYTEEAVSFIKENKDTPFFLYVAQTMPHVPLYASPNFKGKSARGLYGDVIEEIDWSMGEILKTLETLGIDNNTLVVFTSDNGPWNLKNGNGGSALPLRGHKFETLEGGMRVPMIAQWKGKIKAGSVIDEVASTIDLLPTIAYLTDAELSDKPIDGKNIWTLLSGNETAKSPHIKTGFYYYKDTILEAVRKGDWKLRITEEGVALYNLKKDISESNNVAISNPKIVRKLKKMMEKFDADLKENQHKYN; encoded by the coding sequence ATGAAATTAGTAATTAGTATACTAGCCATAGTTTTAAGTTGTGCTGGCACACTTTCGGCACAAAATGCAACAAAAAAACCTAATATCATTATTTTTTTTACGGATGATCAAGGATATCAAGATGTTGGAGTATTTGGGTCTCCACTTATTAAAACACCACACCTTGATAAAATGGCAGCTGAAGGTATAAAGTTTACAGACTTTTACGCTGCATCTTCGGTATGTTCACCATCACGTGCTGCTTTGCTTACTGGTGCTTATCCGCCTAGAGTTGGTGTGCCAAAAGTGTTATGGCCAAATTTACCGGGAGGATTGAACAGTCAAGAATTTACAATAGCTGATATGCTTAAAACAAAAGGGTATGCAACAGCTTGTGTTGGAAAATGGCATCTTGGAGATGAAGCTCAGTATTTACCAACTGTACAAGGTTTCGACTCTTATTATGGTATTCCTTTTAGTAATGACATGTCTGTCAATCCAAAATCAAAAGTTTCAAAACAGATTCTTTTTAGAGAGGGAATGACCATAGATAGTCTTCGTGAGAAAAAATGGCGAGGAAGAAAAGTACCATTAATGAGGCAAGATGAAGTTATTGAATATCCTGTAGACCAAACAACACTAACAAAAAGATATACAGAAGAAGCAGTAAGTTTTATTAAAGAAAATAAAGATACACCTTTCTTTTTATATGTAGCGCAAACTATGCCACATGTTCCGTTGTATGCTTCACCAAATTTTAAAGGTAAAAGTGCAAGAGGTTTATATGGAGATGTAATTGAAGAAATAGATTGGAGTATGGGTGAAATATTAAAAACTCTTGAAACTTTAGGGATAGATAACAATACATTGGTAGTTTTTACTTCAGATAATGGTCCTTGGAATTTAAAGAATGGAAATGGTGGTAGTGCTTTGCCTTTACGAGGACATAAATTTGAAACTTTAGAGGGTGGTATGCGTGTACCAATGATTGCACAATGGAAAGGTAAAATAAAAGCAGGTAGCGTAATAGATGAAGTAGCTTCAACTATAGATTTATTACCCACTATTGCCTATTTAACAGATGCAGAACTTTCTGATAAACCGATTGATGGTAAAAATATTTGGACACTGCTCTCGGGAAATGAAACAGCAAAATCACCACATATTAAAACTGGATTTTACTATTATAAAGATACAATATTAGAAGCTGTTAGAAAAGGAGATTGGAAACTACGTATAACCGAAGAGGGTGTTGCCCTTTACAATCTTAAAAAAGATATTTCAGAAAGTAATAATGTTGCAATTTCAAATCCTAAAATAGTAAGGAAGTTGAAAAAAATGATGGAAAAGTTTGACGCAGATTTAAAAGAAAATCAACATAAGTATAATTAG
- a CDS encoding glycoside hydrolase family 3 protein, translating into MKNILKISGLGLFLISTLAFTEKKDPPYKNPKLPVAERVNDLLGRMTLEEKFWQMFMIPGDLNIGKDKLKHGIFGFQISSKGKNDNVAEQIMDYGSTGTAANMANEINELQKYFLEETRLGIPIIPFNEALHGLARDGATIFPQAIALASTWDTDLVSDVASAITKETRTRGIRQILSPVLNIARDVRWGRVEETYGEDPYLTTQMGLSFISQFEKSGVITTPKHFVANVGAGGRDSYPISFNERLLEEIYFPAFKAVFQKAGARSVMTSYNSLDGTPCTSNEWLLRTKLKEQWGFNGFVISDAGATGGANVLHFTAANYAEATEDAVEAGLDVMFQTNYNHFPLFWEAYKNGMVDIKAVDEAVSRILTAKFELGLFENPYVDAKEAAVWNGHKTHRELAKKAASKAMVLLKNKNEILPINKSSKKIALIGYDVKKVRLGGYSGPGNELVSMYKGVSNKIGEENILYAPGVVLKEQKYLPVASTFLITNSDGKKVEGLKATYFDNIKLSGQPKVERIDKQIKFGWTLYAPHKDLDYDWFSVRWTGKIKAPKTGKFNIGIEGNDGYRMYLDGKLIIDNWQKQSYTTILKEFSFEAGKEYDIKIEFFESAGNAKFKLVWDAFIENNWQQQIAEAVLKAEKSDVAVVFAGIHEGEFQDRALLALPGHQEALIKAVAKTGKPTVVVLVGGSAITMANWINDVDGIIMAWYAGENGGNGFADILFGDENPAGRLPITFPVDEAQCPLYYNNKPTGRGDNYHNLTGQPLFPFGYGLSYTSFEYSNLEFSSNTISVDGTVEITCTIKNSGSVAGDEVVQLYIRDELASVARPIKELKGFKRINLKVGESKKVKFKLGPEELSMLDKDLKRVVEAGDFRIMIGASSKDIRLRKILTVK; encoded by the coding sequence ATGAAAAACATTTTGAAAATTAGTGGTTTAGGGCTGTTTCTAATCAGTACACTTGCATTTACTGAAAAAAAAGACCCACCCTATAAAAATCCTAAATTACCTGTGGCAGAGCGAGTAAACGATTTACTTGGTAGAATGACATTAGAAGAAAAATTCTGGCAAATGTTTATGATACCTGGTGATTTAAATATAGGAAAAGATAAGTTAAAACATGGTATTTTTGGTTTTCAAATATCTTCAAAAGGAAAAAATGATAATGTTGCCGAACAAATTATGGATTACGGTTCTACAGGAACTGCAGCCAATATGGCAAATGAAATTAATGAGCTTCAAAAGTATTTTTTAGAAGAGACACGTTTAGGTATTCCTATAATACCTTTTAATGAAGCACTGCATGGATTAGCACGTGATGGAGCAACAATATTTCCACAAGCAATAGCTTTAGCATCAACCTGGGATACAGATTTAGTTAGTGATGTAGCAAGTGCCATTACAAAAGAAACGAGAACAAGAGGTATCCGTCAAATATTGTCACCGGTTTTAAATATTGCGCGAGATGTTCGTTGGGGGCGTGTTGAAGAAACTTATGGAGAAGATCCTTATTTAACTACGCAAATGGGACTATCATTTATCAGTCAGTTTGAAAAATCTGGAGTAATTACAACACCAAAACATTTTGTAGCTAATGTTGGTGCTGGAGGTAGAGATAGTTATCCAATTAGTTTTAATGAACGATTATTAGAAGAAATTTATTTTCCTGCATTTAAAGCTGTTTTTCAAAAAGCAGGTGCGCGTTCGGTTATGACATCTTATAATTCATTAGACGGCACACCCTGCACATCTAATGAATGGTTGTTGCGTACTAAACTTAAAGAACAATGGGGTTTTAATGGTTTTGTAATTTCTGATGCAGGGGCTACAGGAGGAGCAAATGTATTGCACTTTACAGCGGCAAATTATGCCGAGGCTACAGAAGATGCTGTAGAAGCAGGATTAGATGTTATGTTTCAAACAAATTACAATCATTTCCCTTTGTTTTGGGAAGCTTATAAAAATGGAATGGTTGATATTAAGGCTGTTGATGAAGCTGTAAGCAGAATTTTAACGGCTAAATTTGAATTAGGTTTGTTTGAAAATCCATATGTTGATGCAAAAGAAGCAGCAGTTTGGAACGGACATAAAACACATCGTGAATTAGCTAAAAAAGCGGCTTCTAAAGCAATGGTTTTATTGAAAAATAAAAATGAAATTTTACCAATAAATAAATCTTCTAAAAAAATAGCACTTATTGGTTACGATGTAAAAAAAGTAAGATTAGGAGGTTATAGTGGACCAGGAAATGAGCTTGTTTCAATGTATAAAGGTGTTTCAAATAAAATAGGCGAAGAAAACATCTTATACGCTCCAGGTGTAGTATTAAAAGAACAAAAATATTTACCTGTTGCATCAACTTTTTTAATTACAAATTCTGATGGGAAAAAAGTGGAAGGATTAAAAGCTACTTATTTTGATAACATAAAATTAAGCGGACAACCAAAAGTTGAACGTATTGACAAGCAAATTAAATTTGGTTGGACACTTTATGCTCCACATAAAGATTTGGATTATGATTGGTTTTCGGTACGATGGACTGGAAAAATAAAAGCACCTAAAACAGGAAAATTTAATATTGGTATTGAGGGGAACGATGGTTACCGTATGTATTTAGATGGTAAACTAATTATTGATAATTGGCAAAAACAATCGTACACTACTATTTTAAAAGAATTTTCTTTTGAAGCAGGGAAAGAATACGATATTAAAATTGAGTTTTTTGAATCGGCAGGAAATGCAAAATTTAAATTAGTTTGGGATGCTTTTATTGAAAATAATTGGCAACAACAAATAGCAGAAGCAGTTTTAAAAGCTGAAAAAAGTGATGTAGCAGTTGTTTTTGCAGGTATTCACGAAGGTGAATTTCAAGATAGAGCTTTGTTGGCATTACCAGGACACCAAGAGGCCCTTATTAAAGCAGTTGCAAAAACAGGAAAACCTACTGTAGTTGTTTTAGTTGGTGGAAGTGCAATTACTATGGCAAACTGGATAAACGATGTTGATGGTATAATTATGGCTTGGTATGCTGGTGAAAATGGAGGAAATGGTTTTGCAGATATTCTTTTTGGAGATGAAAATCCAGCAGGGCGTTTACCAATAACTTTTCCAGTAGATGAAGCACAATGTCCATTATATTACAATAATAAACCTACGGGAAGAGGTGATAATTACCATAACTTAACTGGACAACCATTGTTTCCATTTGGTTATGGATTAAGTTATACTTCTTTTGAATATTCTAATTTAGAATTTAGTAGTAATACTATTTCAGTTGACGGTACAGTGGAGATAACATGTACCATTAAAAATAGTGGATCTGTTGCTGGTGATGAGGTGGTACAATTGTATATTCGAGATGAACTTGCATCTGTTGCTCGTCCAATAAAAGAGTTAAAAGGTTTTAAACGTATTAATTTAAAAGTTGGAGAGTCGAAAAAAGTGAAGTTTAAATTAGGACCTGAAGAATTATCGATGTTAGATAAAGATTTAAAAAGAGTGGTTGAGGCTGGTGATTTTAGAATTATGATTGGAGCTTCATCAAAAGATATTCGTTTAAGAAAAATTTTAACTGTAAAATAA